Proteins encoded together in one Veillonellales bacterium window:
- a CDS encoding aldo/keto reductase — FANNQMYYDRYWSDENFTAVGKLTSLAEENGISILQLALKWCVSRPGVTSIISGVSKLSQIEQNIASLEGEALTDDVLAACDEVWRSLAGTRFGYNR; from the coding sequence GCTTTGCCAATAATCAAATGTATTATGATCGATATTGGTCGGACGAAAATTTTACTGCCGTGGGAAAACTCACGTCACTTGCTGAAGAGAACGGGATAAGCATTTTGCAGCTTGCCTTGAAGTGGTGCGTTTCACGGCCAGGCGTCACCAGTATCATCAGCGGTGTGAGCAAACTCTCCCAGATTGAACAAAATATTGCATCACTGGAAGGAGAAGCGCTTACCGATGATGTACTGGCAGCTTGCGACGAAGTGTGGCGGTCCTTGGCTGGCACTCGTTTTGGCTATAACCGCTAG